From Rhodothermales bacterium, one genomic window encodes:
- a CDS encoding oligosaccharide flippase family protein, translating to MGALTLARGVTALLSLGTFAHLTRALGPDRFGILSWGLALLLYFSLIVDLGLGVLGTREVARDTSRVRRLAEEILTLRLVLLAVALSGFALIVLLLDKPPLFKYVIAVEGLALVGHAFAFDWVYQGVQRMGIIALRNVTSALLTFVGAILIVRSPDDVVLAAVITTSALLLSNGWMAVTYWREFGPLRLRVEWTAWKRLARPAFPIAASLLMIYVYTTVDQLMLGLLRSDTEVGWYAVSFRILTAALIASDVINQAFLPALSEAYGNPMAMLHRARTFATALFALGLPIAVGGAAMAPEIVVLFAGDDFAPATVSLTLLMINVGLVYIGKAFGDSLIAWDRERAFLWIATAGALLNIALNAILIPAFGLNGAAVATVICGGGVTVGLAVTYYRAFGTLFLPELARTALATAVCVGVPVWLGRAWEWPLLVIVPVCVLLYGGGLVIFRVIRPSTLAVLRRTAPTEST from the coding sequence ATGGGGGCGCTGACCCTAGCACGCGGGGTAACTGCGCTGCTCAGCCTCGGAACCTTCGCACATCTTACACGGGCGCTCGGGCCAGACCGGTTCGGGATTTTGAGCTGGGGTCTCGCCCTACTCCTTTACTTTTCACTTATCGTCGACCTTGGCCTGGGGGTCCTTGGGACTCGTGAGGTAGCCCGAGACACCAGTCGCGTTCGACGTCTGGCCGAGGAGATACTGACGCTGCGCTTGGTGCTTTTAGCGGTTGCCCTGAGCGGCTTCGCCCTCATCGTACTCCTCCTCGACAAGCCTCCGTTGTTCAAGTATGTTATCGCCGTAGAGGGTCTGGCGCTCGTTGGCCACGCATTTGCGTTTGACTGGGTGTATCAGGGAGTCCAGAGGATGGGCATCATCGCCCTTCGAAATGTGACGAGCGCACTCCTGACATTCGTCGGGGCTATCCTCATCGTTCGATCACCCGACGATGTGGTCTTAGCAGCCGTCATCACTACATCAGCCCTCCTACTCAGTAACGGCTGGATGGCCGTGACGTATTGGCGTGAGTTCGGCCCCCTTAGGCTACGCGTAGAGTGGACAGCTTGGAAACGCCTGGCCCGCCCGGCTTTCCCAATTGCCGCCTCCCTGCTCATGATCTACGTATACACGACGGTAGATCAGCTCATGCTGGGCTTGCTCCGCTCAGATACCGAAGTCGGATGGTATGCGGTCTCTTTCCGGATTCTGACGGCTGCCCTCATTGCGAGCGACGTCATCAACCAAGCCTTCCTCCCCGCTCTCTCTGAAGCCTATGGCAATCCGATGGCGATGCTCCACAGGGCTCGCACCTTCGCGACCGCTTTGTTCGCCCTCGGTCTCCCGATCGCTGTAGGCGGAGCTGCTATGGCTCCCGAGATCGTCGTCCTCTTTGCGGGTGATGACTTCGCGCCTGCTACGGTATCGCTAACGCTCCTCATGATCAATGTCGGCCTCGTTTACATCGGCAAGGCATTCGGCGACTCGCTCATTGCTTGGGATCGCGAGCGGGCCTTCCTGTGGATCGCCACGGCTGGAGCCTTACTCAACATCGCGCTGAACGCCATACTGATCCCGGCTTTTGGCCTGAACGGCGCGGCTGTGGCGACGGTCATATGTGGCGGCGGTGTCACCGTGGGGCTTGCCGTGACATACTACCGTGCCTTCGGGACCCTCTTCCTTCCCGAGTTAGCACGCACCGCGCTCGCTACCGCAGTATGCGTCGGGGTTCCGGTATGGCTCGGCCGTGCTTGGGAATGGCCCCTCCTCGTCATCGTTCCAGTGTGCGTGCTACTCTACGGAGGGGGGCTCGTGATTTTCCGTGTCATCCGCCCGAGCACGCTCGCCGTTCTTCGAAGGACGGCTCCAACAGAGTCAACTTGA
- a CDS encoding methyltransferase domain-containing protein has translation MPKVAPPLDIFPAYDKRRAESTGLRRWIYKLSPIPLHTLTPLVFELRLSVLRMLTRRVPRQFQGMRDLLVNIGPGPYGKPGWVNVDIFKAEGIDCVYDCRKHLPFPDHAVRALFCEHVFEHIDYTEEAPHFLAECYRVLQPGGVVRIIVPDAEAYLRAYCESGWERLAEVRQLGENRYDPHHGGHYRTKMELINVLFRQGFEHKFLYDYETLALLLKDAGFSQVNRGTFGESVLDELKIDKPERASESLYVEAIK, from the coding sequence ATGCCTAAAGTCGCCCCCCCGCTGGACATATTCCCTGCTTACGACAAGCGCCGTGCAGAAAGCACGGGGCTCCGCAGGTGGATCTACAAGCTTTCCCCGATTCCGCTGCACACCCTCACGCCCCTCGTGTTCGAATTGCGGTTATCCGTCCTGCGCATGCTCACTCGACGGGTGCCTCGACAGTTTCAGGGGATGCGTGACCTGCTCGTCAACATTGGGCCGGGACCGTACGGCAAACCTGGCTGGGTGAACGTAGACATTTTTAAGGCGGAGGGTATTGACTGCGTGTACGACTGCCGCAAGCATTTGCCCTTCCCGGACCACGCTGTCCGCGCCCTGTTTTGCGAGCACGTCTTCGAGCACATCGACTACACCGAGGAGGCCCCGCACTTCCTCGCCGAATGTTATCGAGTACTACAACCGGGAGGCGTCGTCCGAATCATCGTGCCGGACGCCGAGGCATACCTCCGGGCCTATTGCGAGAGTGGCTGGGAGCGGCTCGCCGAGGTCCGACAACTCGGCGAGAACCGCTACGATCCCCATCACGGTGGTCACTACCGTACGAAGATGGAGCTCATCAACGTCCTATTCCGACAAGGCTTTGAACACAAGTTCCTGTACGATTACGAAACCCTGGCGCTGTTACTGAAGGACGCCGGGTTTTCGCAGGTGAACCGCGGGACCTTCGGAGAGTCCGTGCTGGATGAACTCAAGATTGACAAGCCCGAGCGCGCTTCCGAGAGTCTTTACGTTGAGGCCATCAAATAG
- a CDS encoding glycosyltransferase: MSDPYRHRLMLFEPNSGGHHAGYIAHVLQAWRNLTLPGRIAAVVSPRLFDEHPTLRDLAFDDGHGAAEFVEMPEAPALKGRSLLAKGIGERRLLKEYTERLRPEHVVHMFMDHGQFALATGLRFSYPVEISGLFLRISHQRALPDETMHERVVRLRKRWLLWAALRNPHMGVVFSADPTVAPAVRALDPSARTATLPDPVPLPSGNAEPVETRMAYGVEPDRQLVLLFGVLAERKGVFKMLEALRRLPDAVCARLCVLFAGPVETGLEGRLHSAMDAVRREHPVQLLLHEAYLHEPEINALLGAADLALLPYQGHSGTSSVLIRASGTQRPVLSQSYGLMGEQVREHALGQAVDASDPQAIADGLIRFLENPTVGFDPARARAFAEMHTPHAYAEAMLAHLDLLTSRSGVPSP; encoded by the coding sequence ATGTCCGATCCGTATCGTCACCGCCTCATGCTGTTCGAGCCGAACAGCGGGGGGCACCACGCTGGGTACATCGCCCACGTCCTCCAGGCATGGCGCAACCTCACCCTTCCGGGCCGCATCGCGGCGGTCGTCTCGCCGCGGCTTTTTGACGAGCACCCTACGCTGCGGGACCTCGCGTTCGACGATGGGCACGGTGCAGCGGAGTTTGTGGAAATGCCCGAGGCTCCGGCGCTGAAGGGGCGCTCTCTTCTGGCGAAGGGGATCGGAGAGCGGCGTCTGCTCAAGGAGTACACCGAGCGGCTGCGGCCCGAACACGTCGTCCACATGTTCATGGACCACGGCCAGTTTGCCCTCGCCACCGGCCTCCGGTTCTCGTACCCCGTCGAGATCTCCGGCCTTTTCCTCCGCATCTCCCACCAACGTGCGCTCCCCGACGAGACCATGCACGAGCGCGTCGTTCGGCTACGGAAGCGGTGGCTGCTATGGGCCGCCCTCCGCAACCCCCACATGGGCGTCGTCTTCTCGGCGGACCCGACTGTCGCTCCAGCCGTCCGCGCGCTCGATCCCAGTGCACGGACCGCAACGCTTCCCGACCCGGTGCCCCTCCCGTCTGGGAATGCCGAGCCGGTCGAGACACGGATGGCCTATGGGGTGGAGCCGGACCGGCAACTCGTCCTGCTCTTCGGCGTGCTCGCCGAGCGGAAAGGGGTCTTCAAAATGCTGGAGGCGCTTCGCCGACTGCCCGACGCGGTCTGCGCCCGCCTCTGCGTCCTCTTCGCTGGACCGGTGGAAACGGGGCTCGAAGGGCGGCTACACTCTGCTATGGATGCTGTGCGGCGCGAGCATCCGGTCCAACTCCTCCTCCACGAAGCCTACCTCCACGAGCCCGAGATCAACGCGCTCTTGGGCGCTGCCGACCTCGCCCTTCTTCCCTACCAGGGGCACTCCGGAACAAGCTCCGTCCTCATCCGAGCGTCCGGGACACAGCGCCCTGTCTTGAGCCAGAGCTATGGCCTGATGGGCGAGCAGGTCCGCGAGCACGCGCTCGGCCAAGCCGTCGACGCCTCCGATCCGCAAGCCATCGCTGATGGGCTCATTCGCTTTCTCGAAAACCCAACGGTAGGATTCGATCCGGCCCGAGCCCGAGCCTTCGCCGAGATGCACACGCCCCACGCATACGCCGAGGCCATGCTCGCCCACCTCGACCTGCTGACTTCCCGCTCCGGCGTCCCGTCGCCGTGA
- a CDS encoding glycosyltransferase family 4 protein, which produces MRAAHEVLGRHGIEVVALEIASNDAIYDWREEQAPTPYPRETLFPGRNYDNLTPEQLHTVTTEALDKLNPDAVHIHSYATPDARACLAWCRRHRRVAVCMAESKESDAPRIWWRERLKHVIASEFDAAQASGSPGTRYAVKLGIPASRIFIGYSVVDNEYFAEHALIAQNDPSGVRHLPGLGDPTPFFFASARFIERKNLPALLHAYARYRRESPEPWRLVLIGDGPLRPQLEQIIADEQIEGITLAGWMQIEHLPSYYGLASAFVHTAEVDQWGLVVNEAMAAGLPVIVSTGTGCSEDLVHDGENGFTFRPDDIATLARHLYAVAHEVDRDGFAQRSREIIAEWPLERFGTSLHQAVEAGAEVADRRGFSLLARAALWALRKASRSITSFHSIAR; this is translated from the coding sequence TTGCGTGCCGCTCACGAGGTGCTTGGCCGCCACGGTATCGAGGTCGTTGCGCTGGAGATCGCAAGCAACGACGCCATCTACGACTGGCGCGAGGAGCAGGCTCCGACACCGTATCCCCGCGAGACGTTGTTCCCCGGTCGCAATTACGACAACCTGACGCCGGAGCAACTCCATACGGTCACCACGGAGGCCCTCGACAAGCTCAACCCTGACGCCGTCCACATCCACAGCTATGCGACGCCCGATGCCAGGGCATGCCTTGCTTGGTGCCGTCGCCATCGCCGTGTTGCTGTATGCATGGCCGAGAGCAAAGAGAGCGATGCCCCACGGATATGGTGGCGCGAGAGACTCAAACACGTCATTGCTTCGGAGTTCGACGCTGCTCAAGCTTCCGGCTCCCCAGGAACTCGCTACGCAGTCAAACTGGGGATCCCTGCCTCTCGCATCTTCATTGGCTATAGCGTCGTCGATAACGAGTACTTCGCGGAGCATGCGCTGATCGCTCAGAACGATCCCTCGGGAGTCCGCCATCTGCCAGGCCTCGGCGATCCGACTCCCTTTTTCTTTGCCTCGGCCAGATTCATAGAGCGCAAGAACCTTCCAGCGCTCCTGCACGCCTACGCCCGCTACCGCCGCGAGAGCCCTGAACCTTGGCGGCTTGTGCTCATCGGAGATGGCCCGCTCCGTCCTCAGCTCGAACAAATCATTGCCGATGAGCAGATAGAGGGCATAACGCTGGCCGGATGGATGCAGATCGAGCACCTCCCCTCGTACTACGGGCTCGCGTCCGCTTTCGTCCATACTGCTGAGGTCGACCAGTGGGGTCTCGTGGTGAACGAGGCCATGGCTGCCGGCCTCCCCGTCATCGTTTCCACCGGAACCGGGTGCTCCGAGGACCTCGTCCACGACGGCGAGAACGGGTTCACGTTCCGGCCCGACGATATCGCCACGCTTGCTCGCCACCTCTACGCTGTGGCGCACGAGGTCGATCGCGATGGCTTCGCCCAGCGATCCCGCGAGATCATCGCGGAGTGGCCGCTGGAACGATTTGGAACCAGCCTCCACCAAGCTGTCGAGGCCGGAGCGGAGGTGGCTGACCGGCGGGGCTTTAGCCTGCTTGCGCGCGCCGCCCTGTGGGCTTTGCGGAAGGCGTCACGGTCAATCACGTCGTTCCATAGCATTGCGAGGTAG
- a CDS encoding class I SAM-dependent methyltransferase, translating into MTAPNSLQDRVERERAAHTEDDVLGRSAQLKDRFSHIWRYPALRRLLDTLEGHLSNLDGKRVLDLGCGRGERSLTLLERGATVDGIDISPVYIGQAEDEARAAGFPDARFTFIAGDAHHLPYDDASFDLVVGDGILHHLDLDAALGEVHRVLKPGGRALFREPLLDNPLLKLFRALTPKARTEDELPLSTSDLQQIEASDRWNVESSYCGLLSAPVAVVTSFVLRPFPNNVFLRAADRVEQALASRKSLHAKHQYVLLNLVRRA; encoded by the coding sequence ATGACTGCCCCCAACTCTCTCCAAGACCGTGTCGAGCGCGAACGCGCCGCGCACACCGAGGACGACGTGCTGGGCCGGAGTGCCCAACTCAAGGACCGGTTCAGCCACATCTGGCGCTACCCCGCCCTCCGCCGACTCCTCGACACCCTCGAAGGCCATCTCTCCAACCTCGACGGGAAGCGCGTTCTCGACCTCGGCTGCGGGCGTGGCGAGCGGAGCCTGACGCTGCTCGAACGAGGCGCCACCGTCGACGGCATCGACATTTCCCCTGTCTACATCGGACAGGCCGAGGACGAAGCCCGCGCCGCCGGCTTCCCCGACGCCCGCTTCACGTTCATCGCCGGCGACGCGCACCACCTCCCGTACGACGACGCCTCGTTCGACCTCGTCGTCGGCGACGGCATCCTTCACCACCTCGACCTCGACGCAGCGCTCGGCGAGGTCCACCGCGTCCTGAAGCCGGGCGGACGGGCGCTCTTTCGCGAGCCACTCCTCGACAACCCCCTCCTCAAACTCTTCCGCGCCCTCACGCCGAAGGCACGCACCGAGGACGAGCTCCCGCTCAGCACGTCGGACCTCCAGCAAATCGAGGCCTCGGACCGGTGGAACGTCGAGAGCTCGTACTGCGGCCTCCTCAGCGCCCCGGTTGCCGTGGTGACATCGTTCGTGCTGCGCCCCTTCCCGAACAACGTCTTCCTCCGTGCCGCCGACCGGGTGGAGCAGGCCTTGGCTAGCCGGAAATCGCTCCACGCGAAGCATCAGTACGTCCTGCTCAATCTCGTGCGTCGCGCCTGA
- the dut gene encoding dUTP diphosphatase: MSDPIRVPVQVLPHGEGLDLPAQATVGSAGLDLRAAVTEPVALAPGTHALLPTGLKLALPLGTEGQVRPRSGLAAKHGVTVLNSPGTIDADYRGEVKVILINHGLETFTVERGERIAQLVVARVERVELVPEAELEETARGTGGFGHTGRG; the protein is encoded by the coding sequence ATGTCCGACCCCATCCGCGTCCCCGTCCAGGTCCTCCCCCACGGCGAAGGGCTCGACCTCCCCGCGCAGGCCACCGTAGGCTCCGCCGGGCTCGACCTCCGCGCCGCCGTCACCGAGCCCGTCGCGCTCGCCCCCGGCACGCACGCCCTCCTCCCGACCGGGCTCAAGCTCGCGCTCCCGCTCGGCACCGAAGGGCAGGTCCGTCCCCGAAGCGGCCTCGCCGCGAAGCACGGCGTCACCGTCCTCAACAGCCCCGGCACGATCGACGCCGACTACCGGGGCGAGGTGAAGGTCATCCTCATCAACCACGGGCTCGAGACGTTCACCGTCGAGCGCGGCGAGCGCATCGCCCAGCTCGTCGTAGCCCGCGTCGAACGTGTGGAACTCGTGCCCGAAGCCGAGCTAGAGGAGACGGCGCGTGGAACGGGTGGCTTCGGCCACACCGGCCGGGGCTAG
- a CDS encoding peptide MFS transporter, with the protein MAKDPNAEASTDLAAHEIAAAGGGVASGAIGANDTRFFGHPLGLSNLFFTELFERFSYYGMRALLVLFMTAATVDGGLGYDVATSALIYGLYTSLVYLVNLPGGWIADRILGQRRSVLVGGIIIALGHFTMAIPSTIFFFSGLGLIVIGTGLLKPNISVMVGQLYPAEDARRDAGFTIFYMGINMGAFAAPLVCGALAINYGWHYGFAAAGVGMTVGMIVYVLFGKQLGNVGALTAEAQREKATARGAFFKGLGGFAVLIAVLGGLMAAGVIASTAETITTIYTVILLVIVFGLFGWLFTRDYWTDAERKRLYLIGLLFLGAAVFWAAFEQAGSSLNLFAQESTDRTVGDWLQWIPGLGTGVIPAAWFQSLNALFIFTIAPVVAALWVWLGRRGKDPSSPTKFGVGLVLLGLGFVVMIGAGAAAAGGAEVSPMWLVLTYLLHTLGELTLSPVGLSAMTKLAPARVSSLMMGVWFLGASVGNFIAGYIASFYEVLELPSFMGLVASIAIAAGVVFFFIAGPFKRMMARSEEAAAISH; encoded by the coding sequence ATGGCAAAAGATCCCAACGCTGAGGCCTCGACGGACCTCGCCGCGCATGAAATCGCCGCTGCCGGCGGAGGCGTCGCCTCTGGCGCGATTGGCGCGAACGACACGCGCTTCTTCGGGCACCCGCTCGGGCTCTCGAATCTCTTCTTCACCGAGCTCTTCGAGCGCTTCTCGTACTACGGGATGCGCGCCCTCCTCGTCCTGTTCATGACCGCGGCGACGGTCGACGGCGGGCTGGGCTACGACGTGGCGACCTCGGCCCTGATCTACGGGCTCTACACCTCGCTCGTCTACCTCGTGAACCTCCCCGGCGGCTGGATCGCCGACCGGATCCTCGGGCAGCGGCGCTCCGTCCTCGTCGGCGGCATCATCATCGCCCTCGGCCACTTCACGATGGCGATCCCGTCGACGATCTTCTTCTTCTCCGGCCTAGGCCTCATCGTGATCGGGACGGGCCTCTTGAAGCCGAACATCTCGGTGATGGTCGGGCAGCTCTACCCGGCCGAGGACGCCCGGCGCGACGCCGGTTTCACGATCTTCTACATGGGGATCAACATGGGCGCCTTCGCGGCCCCGCTCGTCTGCGGCGCGCTCGCGATCAACTACGGTTGGCACTACGGCTTCGCTGCGGCCGGCGTCGGCATGACGGTCGGGATGATCGTTTACGTGCTCTTCGGGAAGCAACTCGGCAACGTCGGCGCGCTCACCGCTGAGGCGCAGCGAGAGAAGGCGACGGCGCGCGGCGCGTTCTTCAAAGGGCTCGGCGGCTTCGCCGTGCTCATCGCGGTCCTCGGCGGGCTGATGGCGGCGGGCGTGATCGCCTCCACGGCCGAGACGATCACGACGATCTACACCGTGATCTTGCTCGTCATCGTCTTCGGCCTCTTCGGATGGCTCTTCACACGCGACTACTGGACCGACGCCGAGCGGAAGCGGCTCTACCTCATCGGGCTCCTCTTCCTCGGCGCGGCCGTCTTCTGGGCGGCGTTCGAGCAGGCCGGCTCCAGCCTCAACCTCTTCGCGCAGGAGTCCACCGACCGCACCGTCGGCGACTGGCTGCAGTGGATCCCGGGGCTCGGCACCGGCGTGATTCCGGCGGCGTGGTTCCAGTCGCTCAATGCCCTGTTCATCTTCACGATCGCGCCCGTCGTGGCCGCGCTGTGGGTGTGGCTCGGGCGGCGCGGGAAGGACCCGTCGAGCCCGACGAAGTTCGGCGTCGGCCTCGTGCTCCTCGGGCTCGGGTTCGTCGTGATGATCGGGGCCGGGGCCGCCGCAGCCGGCGGCGCCGAAGTCTCGCCGATGTGGCTCGTACTGACGTACCTCCTCCACACCCTCGGCGAGCTCACGCTCTCGCCCGTCGGGCTGAGCGCGATGACGAAGTTGGCCCCGGCCCGCGTCTCGTCGCTGATGATGGGGGTGTGGTTCCTCGGCGCCTCCGTCGGCAACTTCATCGCCGGCTACATCGCGTCGTTCTACGAAGTCCTCGAACTTCCCTCGTTCATGGGCCTCGTCGCGTCGATCGCGATTGCGGCAGGCGTCGTGTTCTTCTTCATCGCCGGTCCGTTCAAGCGGATGATGGCGCGCTCGGAAGAGGCCGCCGCCATCTCACACTGA
- the meaB gene encoding methylmalonyl Co-A mutase-associated GTPase MeaB: MNLTDPHALADAVLAGHRRAVARAITRVENGLEGADDLVDALYPHTGGAWRVGITGPPGAGKSTLTDRLIGHVREAGQTIGVVAVDPSSPFTGGALLGDRVRLSERLGDDGVFFRSLAARGAGGGLSEATEAACDVLDAAGFDRVLIETVGVGQGELDVAEAADTVVVVLVPESGDAIQAMKAGLMEIADVFCVNKADHPDANALVGALRSTLRLRAHDEATWMPPVVKTVATQTEGLDALTDAMQQHRDWLAADGRWEAKRAARLRRRVRRLVQADWQRRFWTTERQAALDDALDAFGADALAPHALALQLLDGAA, translated from the coding sequence ATGAACCTCACCGACCCTCACGCCCTCGCCGATGCCGTCCTCGCGGGCCACCGCCGCGCCGTCGCCCGCGCCATCACGCGCGTCGAGAACGGCCTTGAAGGGGCCGATGACCTCGTAGACGCGCTCTACCCGCACACCGGCGGCGCGTGGCGCGTTGGCATCACGGGGCCGCCCGGCGCGGGGAAGTCCACGCTTACCGACCGGCTCATCGGGCACGTCCGCGAGGCCGGGCAGACAATCGGCGTCGTCGCCGTCGACCCGTCGAGTCCGTTCACGGGGGGCGCGCTCCTCGGCGACCGCGTCCGCCTCAGCGAGCGGCTCGGCGACGACGGCGTGTTCTTCCGCTCGCTCGCGGCGCGCGGCGCGGGCGGCGGGCTCTCCGAAGCGACCGAGGCGGCGTGCGACGTGCTCGACGCCGCCGGCTTCGACCGCGTGCTCATCGAGACCGTCGGCGTGGGGCAGGGCGAACTCGATGTGGCCGAGGCCGCCGACACCGTCGTCGTCGTGCTCGTGCCCGAGAGCGGCGACGCGATCCAGGCGATGAAGGCCGGGCTGATGGAGATCGCCGACGTGTTCTGCGTCAACAAGGCCGACCACCCCGACGCCAACGCGCTCGTCGGCGCGCTCCGCTCGACGCTGCGGCTGCGTGCGCACGACGAGGCGACGTGGATGCCCCCCGTCGTGAAGACCGTCGCCACGCAGACGGAGGGGCTGGACGCGCTCACCGACGCCATGCAGCAACACCGCGACTGGCTGGCCGCCGACGGCCGGTGGGAGGCGAAGCGGGCAGCCCGGCTGCGCCGCCGCGTCCGCCGCCTCGTGCAAGCCGACTGGCAGCGGCGGTTCTGGACAACTGAGCGGCAGGCCGCGCTCGACGATGCGCTCGATGCGTTCGGTGCCGACGCTCTCGCCCCGCACGCCCTCGCGCTCCAACTGCTCGATGGGGCTGCGTGA
- the aspS gene encoding aspartate--tRNA ligase: MSEHAPRTHTNGALRDEHVGQTVTLKGWVDTRRDLGGLIFIDLRDRYGLTQVVFSPQVAQAAYENAEKLRTEAVISVRGEVRRRDADQVNPKLATGEIEVWVDDVEILNTAEPLPFVVTAHEEKQQNTNEELRLQYRYLDLRRPALQQNLLLRSKLYQSVRRYFDGHDFVEVETPVLMKSTPEGARDYLVPSRVHPGQFYALPQSPQTYKQILMVAGLDRYFQIVKCFRDEDLRADRQPEFTQIDVEMTFATEEGIYEMMEGLMAQVWRELKGTELETPFQRMPYAEAIRRYGSDKPDLRFGLELHDVSAAFADTPFRVFSNVVDAGGAIVAIRVPGEGDRGRGAMDRLDKDVVRKRIGAGGLVYFKLPSDGSETFSSVKSEVLPTEYVDRAIEAVGAEAGDLVLVLAGPQPKVFEQAGTLRLHLADELGLLPDGADGPWRFLWVTDFPLLEHDADEDRFYAMHHPFTSPKAEDMAKLDTDPGAVRARAYDLVLNGSELGGGSIRIHRREVQQQMFRALGIEAEEAQERFGFLLDAFRYGAPPHGGIAFGLDRIVMHLTGASSLRDVIAFPKTQAASELMSHTPDAVDDRQLRDLHIRTVLPDAKAGDGSDKTKAVKQPS; this comes from the coding sequence ATGTCCGAACACGCCCCCCGCACGCACACGAACGGCGCGCTCCGCGATGAGCACGTCGGCCAGACGGTCACGCTCAAAGGCTGGGTCGACACCCGGCGCGACCTCGGCGGTCTCATCTTCATCGACCTCCGCGACCGCTACGGGCTGACGCAGGTGGTCTTCTCACCCCAAGTCGCGCAGGCGGCGTACGAGAACGCAGAGAAGCTCCGCACCGAGGCCGTGATCTCCGTCCGCGGCGAGGTCCGCCGGCGCGACGCCGACCAGGTCAACCCGAAGCTCGCGACGGGCGAGATCGAGGTGTGGGTGGACGACGTGGAAATCCTCAACACGGCCGAGCCGCTCCCCTTCGTCGTGACGGCGCACGAGGAGAAGCAGCAGAACACGAACGAGGAGCTCCGCCTCCAGTACCGCTACCTCGATCTCCGGCGGCCCGCACTCCAACAGAACCTCCTCCTCCGCTCGAAGCTCTACCAGAGCGTCCGCCGCTACTTCGACGGGCACGACTTCGTCGAGGTCGAGACGCCGGTGCTGATGAAGTCGACGCCGGAGGGCGCGCGCGACTACCTCGTGCCGAGCCGCGTCCACCCCGGCCAGTTCTACGCGCTCCCGCAATCGCCGCAGACGTACAAGCAGATCCTCATGGTCGCGGGGCTCGACCGCTACTTCCAGATCGTGAAGTGCTTCCGCGACGAGGACCTCCGCGCCGACCGCCAGCCGGAGTTCACGCAGATCGACGTCGAGATGACGTTCGCGACGGAGGAGGGGATCTACGAGATGATGGAGGGCCTGATGGCGCAGGTCTGGCGCGAGCTGAAGGGGACGGAGTTGGAGACGCCGTTCCAGCGGATGCCGTACGCCGAGGCGATCCGCCGCTACGGCTCCGACAAGCCCGACCTCCGCTTCGGCCTCGAACTCCACGACGTGTCAGCCGCCTTCGCCGACACCCCGTTCCGCGTGTTCAGCAACGTCGTCGACGCGGGCGGCGCGATCGTCGCGATCCGCGTGCCGGGCGAGGGCGACCGCGGGCGCGGCGCGATGGACCGGCTCGACAAAGACGTCGTCCGCAAGCGGATCGGCGCGGGCGGGCTCGTCTACTTCAAGCTCCCGAGCGACGGCAGCGAGACGTTCTCCTCCGTGAAGTCGGAGGTCCTCCCGACCGAGTACGTCGACCGCGCGATCGAAGCCGTCGGTGCCGAAGCCGGCGACCTCGTGCTCGTGCTCGCCGGGCCGCAACCGAAAGTGTTCGAGCAGGCCGGCACGCTCCGCCTCCACCTCGCCGACGAGCTCGGCCTCCTCCCCGACGGTGCCGACGGCCCGTGGCGCTTCCTGTGGGTGACGGACTTCCCGCTCCTCGAACACGACGCCGACGAGGACCGGTTCTACGCCATGCACCACCCGTTCACGAGCCCGAAGGCCGAGGACATGGCGAAGCTCGACACCGACCCCGGCGCAGTCCGGGCGCGGGCGTACGACCTCGTCCTCAACGGCTCCGAACTCGGTGGGGGCTCGATCCGGATCCACCGTCGCGAGGTGCAGCAGCAGATGTTCCGCGCCCTCGGCATCGAGGCGGAGGAGGCGCAGGAGCGATTCGGCTTCCTCCTCGACGCCTTCCGCTACGGCGCGCCGCCCCACGGCGGCATCGCCTTCGGCCTCGACCGGATCGTGATGCACCTCACCGGCGCATCGTCGCTGCGAGACGTGATCGCGTTTCCGAAAACGCAGGCGGCGTCGGAGTTGATGAGCCACACGCCGGACGCCGTCGACGACCGCCAGCTCCGCGACCTCCACATCCGCACCGTCCTCCCCGACGCCAAAGCGGGCGACGGCTCGGACAAGACGAAGGCGGTGAAGCAGCCGTCGTAG